In Acropora muricata isolate sample 2 chromosome 11, ASM3666990v1, whole genome shotgun sequence, one DNA window encodes the following:
- the LOC136890538 gene encoding uncharacterized protein C17orf113-like, translating to MASNRGKPGRHGLFLDKWLQEFQWLERRGTGVDLAMFCKDCCKARKKNAFTTGCKNLQRSALVRHMTQTDHKSTAKVLNQQHRFKAAIHNASKLDEESLTKQMRTAYWLSKEEMPSSKFISLCELQALNGCTSLEPKAATGSIYHHHQSVSDMNAAFAEVINKNIDEDIQSSPFIAILADESIDIAVYRKLDIYIRLVKDGEPCTRFVGNRNVVDGKAETIYNALMDFMQEKNIDCGNKLGLGSDGASVMMGRHNGVGVRLKSVAPFMVHTHCVAHRLALCSAQAAKSIKLFDEYQTLLTNIFNFYSNSAVRYNKLREIQNILELKPVTLKAAAPTRWLSLHNAVDAIYKCWSALVDCLEHQAAENNDENSTKAKGYLKQVQQYKFVAATCMMKDVLPTLTKLSLYFQRENVGISSVEPMVTSTITTLQTLRNDLGGDLANLPSLKELNQQLLTSDSYCEKELQQTSDNARQAFINSGQAFLAKLIENLQERFPSETLDICKGLDIVVNPQSLPHTAADIAAHGIDALNKLVENYGQQKAVGDRNVDPLIDPEVTRADYLQFKFLLNTNRLLNMQEFSKKFLTDEGLCEQFPTFTALANVALTIPVSSAACERGFSCQNRIKTGLRNRLSEQNLDSLMKVAIEGPPLAEFDFQKAKDIFNEQCRRRK from the exons ATGGCATCGAACCGTGGAAAACCTGGGAGACATGGTCTGTTTTTGGATAAATGGCTGCAGGAGTTTCAGTGGCTGGAACGCAGGGGGACGGGAGTCGACTTGGCAATGTTTTGTAAGGACTGTTGTAAAGCTCGAAAAAAGAACGCATTCACGACAGGCTGTAAAAACCTTCAAAGATCAGCACTTGTTCGTCATATGACGCAGACGGATCATAAAAGTACAGCTAAGGTATTGAATCAACAGCATCGTTTCAAAGCAGCGATTCACAATGCGAGTAAACTGGACGAGGAATCCCTTACCAAGCAAATGCGAACAGCATATTGGCTTTCAAAGGAAGAGATGCCTTcttcaaaattcatttcacttTGCGAACTTCAG GCATTAAATGGTTGTACAAGTCTTGAACCCAAGGCAGCAACTGGAAGTATATATCATCACCACCAGTCTGTCTCTGACATGAATGCGGCCTTTGCAGAAGTAATCAATAAAAACATTGATGAAGATATCCAGAGTAGCCCGTTTATTGCAATACTTGCTGATGAGAGCATAGACATCGCAGTGTACAGGAAGCTGGACATTTACATCAGACTTGTCAAGGATGGTGAGCCTTGCACTCGATTTGTTGGAAATCGTAACGTGGTAGACGGCAAAGCTGAAACTATCTACAATGCTCTCATGGATTTTATgcaggaaaaaaatattgactGTGGAAATAAACTTGGACTAGGAAGCGATGGTGCATCTGTTATGATGGGGCGGCACAATGGTGTTGGTGTACGATTGAAGTCAGTAGCTCCATTTATGGTCCATACTCACTGTGTTGCTCACAGACTTGCTTTATGCAGTGCACAGGCTGCCAAATCAATTAAGTTGTTTGACGAATACCAAACATTGCTGACAAACATTTTTAACTTCTACTCAAACTCAGCTGTAAGGTATAATAAGCTGCGTGAAATTCAAAATATTCTAGAACTGAAGCCAGTAACCTTGAAAGCTGCTGCCCCTACTCGTTGGCTGTCCCTTCACAATGCTGTTGATGCAATCTACAAATGCTGGTCCGCACTTGTGGACTGTTTGGAACATCAAGCTGctgaaaataatgatgaaaactCTACAAAAGCTAAAGGGTACTTGAAACAAGTCCAGCAATACAAGTTTGTTGCCGCAACTTGCATGATGAAAGATGTACTTCCAACATTAACAAAGCTCAGTTTGTATTTCCAAAGAGAAAATGTTGGTATTTCATCTGTGGAACCAATGGTAACATCTACTATTACAACATTGCAGACACTAAGGAATGACCTAGGAGGAGATCTTGCAAACCTCCCTAGCCTCAAGGAGCTTAACCAGCAACTGCTCACAAGTGATTCTTATTGTGAGAAGGAGCTTCAGCAGACAAGTGATAATGCAAGACAAGCATTTATTAATAGTGGGCAAGCATTCCTTGCTAAATTGATTGAAAACCTCCAGGAGAGGTTTCCCAGTGAGACACTAGATATCTGCAAAGGTCTTGACATTGTAGTCAACCCTCAGTCACTTCCCCATACTGCTGCAGATATTGCTGCTCACGGAATAGATGCTCTGAACAAGCTTGTTGAAAACTATGGTCAGCAAAAAGCTGTTGGGGACAGAAATGTTGATCCTCTGATTGATCCAGAAGTCACCAGGGCAGACTACCTGCAATTCAAGTTCCTGCTAAACACCAACCGTCTTTTGAACATGCAAGAATTTAGCAAGAAGTTCTTAACTGATGAAGGACTTTGTGAACAATTTCCAACATTCACAGCTCTTGCTAATGTTGCATTGACCATTCCTGTGTCTAGTGCTGCGTGCGAGAGAGGCTTTTCCTGTCAGAACCGAATCAAGACGGGCCTTAGAAACAGACTGAGTGAGCAAAACCTAGACAGCCTAATGAAAGTCGCAATTGAAGGACCCCCACTTGCTgaatttgattttcaaaaagcaaaagacATCTTCAACGAGCAGTGCCGTCGCAGGAAATAA